The genomic window GCGGGTCGCCATGCTGGCCGCGCAGGGCAGCACCAACCGGCAGATCGCCACCAAACTGTTCGTCACGGTGAGCACCGTGGAGCAGCATCTGACGAAGATCTACCGCAAGCTCAACGTGGCCCGCCGGGCCGACCTGCTGATCAAACTCGGTCCTCGGCTCAGCAATGTGGCCTGACCCGGGTTCAGCCCAGCACCAGCCGCGGGGTGCCCGGCGTGGTGCCCCGATGGCGCCACTCCCGCGGGTAGCCGAGCGACACCTCCACGAAGCGGACGCCGTCGTACCAGGTAGTCCGGGGAATGTGCAGGTGACCGTAGACGGCCGCGGTGGCCCGGTACCGCACGTGCCAGTCCGCGGTCAGCTCGGTCCCGCACCACTGGGCGAATTCGGGCTTCCACAGAATGCGCGTCGGTTCCCGGACCAGCGGCCAGTGGTTGATCAGCACGGTCGGCAGGGACTCGTCGACGGCGTCGAGACGGCGGCCGGTCTCCTCGACCCGGGCCCGGCACCAGTCCTCGCGGCTGGCGTACGGGTCCGGGTGCAGCATGAACTCGTCGGTGCACACCACACCCACCTCGTACGCCCGGGCCAGCGACGCCTGTTTGGTCTCCAGTCCCGGCATCCGGAAGGTGTAGTCGTAGAGCAGGAACAGCGGCGCGACCACCGCCGGTCCACCGGCACCCGTCCACACCGGGAACTCGTCCTCCGGGGTGACCACACCGAGCCGGCGGCATTGTTCGACCAGCAGCCGGTAGCGCTCCACACCACGGGCCCGCACCGGATCGTCCTTCATCGTCCACAGTTCGTGATTGCCCGGCGACCAGATCACCTTGGCGAACCGGCCGGCCAGCAGTTCCAGGGTCCGCACCACGTCCTCGAAGATCTCGCCCACGTCACCGGCCACGATCAGCCAGTCACCGTCATGAACCGGCCGGATCCCCTCGGTGATCAGCCGATTCTCGGGATAGGAGACGTGCAGGTCGCTGATGGCGTACAGGCCCGGGGTGCTCACGGCCGCAGCGTAACCACGCCCGGCCGGGCCGCCCACCCCTGAACCACCCCGACTCCAGGAGACCTGACCCGTGACAGAAGCAGTACGTGTACGCGACCTCCGCAAGAGCTACCACGGCTCCCCCGCCGTCGACGGTGTCGACCTGGACATCGCCGAAGGTGAGATCTTCGCCCTGCTCGGGCCCAACGGCGCCGGCAAGACGACCACCGTCGAGATCCTCGAAGGCTTCCGCAAACGGGACTCCGGTGAGGTCCGGGTGCTCGGCGAGGACCCGCAACGGGCCTCCCGGCGCTGGCGGTACGGCATCGGGCTGGTGCTGCAGAACGCCTCCGACATGGCCGACATGACGGTGGCCGAGACCGTCCGGCACTTCGCCCGCTACTACCCCGGCCCACGCCCGGTCGACGAGGTGATCGAACTGGTCGGCCTGACCGCCAAGGCCGGCGCCAAGGTGCGGACTCTCTCCGGCGGCCAGCGCCGCCGGGTCGACGTCGCCATCGGGGTGATCGGCCGGCCCCGCCTGCTGTTCCTGGACGAACCGACGACCGGTTTCGACCCGGAGGCCCGCCGTCAGTTCTGGGCACTGATCCGGCTGCTGTCCGAGCAGGACGGCACCACCATCCTGCTCACCACCCACTACCTCGACGAGGCGGAGACCCTGGCCGACCGGGTGG from Actinoplanes derwentensis includes these protein-coding regions:
- a CDS encoding ABC transporter ATP-binding protein, whose translation is MTEAVRVRDLRKSYHGSPAVDGVDLDIAEGEIFALLGPNGAGKTTTVEILEGFRKRDSGEVRVLGEDPQRASRRWRYGIGLVLQNASDMADMTVAETVRHFARYYPGPRPVDEVIELVGLTAKAGAKVRTLSGGQRRRVDVAIGVIGRPRLLFLDEPTTGFDPEARRQFWALIRLLSEQDGTTILLTTHYLDEAETLADRVGVINAGRVLAVDTPAELGGRSTAEAEVTWLENGATQSLHTKEPTAAVRDIAARFGDSAEIPHLAVHRPTLEDVYLDLIGSPR
- a CDS encoding metallophosphoesterase family protein, whose amino-acid sequence is MGGPAGRGYAAAVSTPGLYAISDLHVSYPENRLITEGIRPVHDGDWLIVAGDVGEIFEDVVRTLELLAGRFAKVIWSPGNHELWTMKDDPVRARGVERYRLLVEQCRRLGVVTPEDEFPVWTGAGGPAVVAPLFLLYDYTFRMPGLETKQASLARAYEVGVVCTDEFMLHPDPYASREDWCRARVEETGRRLDAVDESLPTVLINHWPLVREPTRILWKPEFAQWCGTELTADWHVRYRATAAVYGHLHIPRTTWYDGVRFVEVSLGYPREWRHRGTTPGTPRLVLG